The following proteins are encoded in a genomic region of Bernardetia sp. MNP-M8:
- a CDS encoding helix-turn-helix transcriptional regulator: protein MNIDDFYKCTSYPIPPSLRYEVGHFNVFKIDEFSGENSKPIPYNRRNYYKVSVIIGKNRVHYADKTFEAEHNTLLFASPHIPYDWNPLTENLSGFFCVFTEEFFHNYGNIKDYPVFNPSGNSVFSISDEDVKAFSLIYDKMFKEINSDYEYKYDVLRSLVLEIVHKAIRMYPAQKTEVHTNAAMRISNLFLELLERQFPIEDTFQKINFKTPSDFANQLAIHVNYLNKTLKETTQMTTSELIAKRVLQEAKIILKHTKWNISEIAFSLGFEETTHFNNFFKKHLHQTPTQFRNS, encoded by the coding sequence ATGAATATTGACGATTTTTATAAGTGTACTTCATATCCGATTCCACCTTCTTTGCGTTATGAAGTCGGACATTTTAATGTATTCAAAATAGATGAATTTTCAGGGGAAAATTCAAAACCTATTCCCTATAATAGAAGAAATTATTACAAAGTCAGTGTAATTATAGGAAAAAATAGAGTACATTATGCTGATAAGACCTTTGAAGCTGAACATAATACTTTACTTTTTGCTAGTCCTCACATTCCTTATGACTGGAATCCTCTAACAGAAAATTTGAGTGGTTTTTTTTGTGTTTTTACAGAAGAGTTTTTTCATAATTATGGAAATATAAAAGATTATCCTGTTTTTAATCCAAGTGGAAATTCTGTTTTTTCTATTTCTGATGAAGATGTTAAAGCTTTTTCATTGATTTATGATAAAATGTTTAAAGAAATAAATTCAGATTACGAATACAAATATGATGTATTGAGAAGTTTAGTTTTAGAAATTGTTCATAAGGCTATCAGAATGTATCCTGCTCAAAAAACAGAAGTACATACAAATGCAGCTATGCGAATTTCGAATTTATTTTTAGAACTTTTAGAACGACAATTTCCTATTGAAGATACATTTCAGAAAATTAATTTCAAAACACCTTCGGATTTTGCTAATCAATTAGCTATTCACGTCAATTATTTGAATAAAACATTGAAAGAAACTACACAGATGACTACTTCTGAGCTAATTGCAAAACGTGTTTTACAAGAAGCCAAAATAATATTAAAACATACAAAATGGAATATTTCAGAAATTGCTTTTTCATTAGGTTTTGAAGAAACAACTCATTTTAATAATTTTTTCAAAAAACATCTTCATCAAACTCCTACTCAATTTAGAAATAGTTAA
- a CDS encoding SDR family oxidoreductase: MENQTKIAVVTGGSRGLGKDMAINIAKKGIDVILTYNNNKEEAQKVVKQIEEIGQKAVALQLNVAEIKSFDSFTENVKTALKNHFNSSKIDFLINNAGIGIHTAFTQTTEEQFDILSTIHLKGVVFLTQKMLLIMNDGGGVVNISSGLTRIALAGYSIYATMKGAIETLTKYQAKELGERKIRVNVVAPGAIETDFGNGTVRDNADVNAFIAANTALGRVGLPDDIGSVVAFLCTQDAKWVNAQRIEVSGGQMI; the protein is encoded by the coding sequence ATGGAAAATCAAACAAAAATCGCAGTAGTAACAGGTGGAAGTCGTGGATTAGGAAAAGATATGGCAATAAATATTGCTAAAAAAGGAATTGATGTTATTCTGACCTACAATAACAACAAAGAAGAAGCTCAAAAAGTAGTAAAACAAATTGAAGAAATCGGACAAAAAGCTGTTGCACTTCAATTAAATGTAGCAGAAATTAAAAGTTTTGATTCTTTTACAGAGAATGTAAAAACAGCTCTAAAAAATCACTTTAATTCTTCAAAAATAGATTTTTTAATCAATAATGCAGGCATAGGAATTCATACTGCTTTCACTCAAACTACTGAAGAACAATTTGATATTTTATCAACTATTCATCTCAAAGGAGTCGTTTTTCTTACTCAAAAAATGTTGCTAATTATGAATGATGGAGGAGGAGTTGTTAATATCTCTTCAGGATTGACACGTATTGCTTTAGCAGGATATTCTATTTATGCTACTATGAAAGGAGCTATCGAAACTCTTACTAAATATCAAGCAAAAGAATTGGGGGAAAGAAAAATTAGAGTAAATGTAGTTGCCCCTGGAGCAATAGAAACAGATTTTGGTAATGGAACTGTACGAGATAATGCTGATGTAAATGCTTTTATTGCTGCTAATACAGCTCTAGGACGTGTAGGTTTACCTGATGATATTGGAAGTGTGGTTGCTTTTTTGTGTACACAGGATGCAAAATGGGTAAATGCACAACGTATTGAAGTTTCGGGTGGACAAATGATTTAG
- a CDS encoding zinc-ribbon domain containing protein, whose product MKKGKRKYAKCPSCKAEVHKTEMKMAISEMEKVDKIQYNHYKDLKIDTYNSFIDSNFDWACDICLEDKKAIKANPSLQNYSWNPNYAYYDSQLKCRNCNSDFIFAKKEKKYWFESLKFWIDSVPVHCIICRKKIRQLKLENTMLSDILKKDETDISSDELNKIIEIYTNWEKEERVKYYQAILKKKNSSLNPWVKTEIQI is encoded by the coding sequence ATGAAAAAAGGTAAAAGGAAATACGCCAAATGCCCTTCTTGTAAAGCTGAAGTACACAAAACAGAAATGAAGATGGCAATTTCTGAAATGGAAAAAGTAGATAAAATTCAATACAATCACTATAAGGATTTAAAAATTGATACATATAATAGTTTTATAGATAGTAATTTTGATTGGGCTTGTGATATTTGTTTAGAAGATAAAAAAGCAATTAAAGCAAACCCTAGTTTGCAAAATTACTCTTGGAATCCGAATTATGCCTATTATGACTCCCAACTTAAATGTAGAAATTGCAATTCAGATTTTATTTTTGCTAAAAAGGAAAAGAAATATTGGTTTGAAAGTTTAAAGTTTTGGATTGATTCAGTACCTGTTCATTGTATAATTTGTAGAAAAAAAATCAGACAATTAAAACTTGAAAATACTATGCTGTCTGATATTCTAAAAAAAGATGAAACTGATATTAGTTCAGATGAATTAAATAAAATTATTGAAATTTATACAAATTGGGAAAAGGAAGAACGAGTAAAATATTATCAAGCAATTTTAAAAAAAAAGAATAGCTCATTGAATCCTTGGGTAAAAACCGAAATTCAAATTTAA
- a CDS encoding PIN domain-containing protein produces MIQVLVDTDILSYYLFKNYPVLTKNFNNYLNTVGYINIARPTIFEVESGLRAKNAFGKLEIFQGFITKHKILELTEHSTHLSAKIYATLRQTGLHSGVNDLYIAGIALENNLTICTNNLKDYENISNLQIVNWLE; encoded by the coding sequence ATGATACAAGTTTTAGTAGATACAGATATTTTGTCCTATTATTTATTCAAAAATTATCCAGTTCTTACGAAGAATTTTAATAATTATCTTAATACAGTAGGATATATAAATATTGCTCGTCCTACTATTTTTGAAGTAGAAAGTGGACTTAGAGCAAAAAATGCTTTTGGGAAATTAGAAATATTTCAAGGTTTTATAACCAAACATAAAATACTAGAACTTACAGAACATTCTACACATTTATCAGCAAAAATCTATGCAACTTTAAGACAAACAGGTCTTCATTCAGGAGTAAATGATTTGTATATAGCTGGTATTGCCTTAGAAAATAATCTTACTATTTGTACAAACAATCTAAAGGATTATGAGAATATTTCTAATCTTCAAATTGTTAATTGGCTTGAATAA
- a CDS encoding type ISP restriction/modification enzyme → MNTENKNTELPKFFAVDNLTESLQNEFDKNKIRQQVAYRTLGAFASEFHSLPDENLLKTAILSHQIVFPLLENLFFTEDSTSSDPNFFIKSDVVFQKLDAFSVFFKNGFLEQWKKYCLSLKEVSANFSKVEKEQIIVYWQRKFEVGVAPLEFSNFIQQSIANLEAPSLYQGTFFQDIQPSVGQSYTCTLSIWSYYLWKTSLNNGGKNGSNYNTPPIFWANAAYFVDVPKQTLLFCSQESEAQDFYRSIDSSYHIIVGNSFKTSQQNQLICSEKNKNNDEVNFAAIDNRVMAAYTPIYEKNAFSPVPLRFVRWATDRLTDKGVIAVWLPSVVLHAPTYEGFRRRVQAEFDSIYVMDLEYKNVEKENPSNIVEEKTELSKDSTKDFSAKENESALLFLVRKNKNNYSNGFRLAHLRSQCPVFYWKSTKPYKSLKNFGEALSRTQFQNLSFKKVSQAVNYWIALPEDDFLGFMPLSHKVTQTAQFADEETALFKWASPALLTARDEWMYDFDKTNLEKKANYFSQNYEEERQKWHNSDQSELLQNFLGVKSTTNPTDKTKIKWNAELMQRLKRNESTNYDSFKIREASYRPFVKQFVYVDEVITHRPYQQFRFFPLQKEQTPNPTICVTVHKQVPLVVHATNFIPDNGYGARATHTFAKYFFDEETKEFKENITDWALEQFRHHYSSKPVKFKAKNFKELKKSLQSMKDNQEEARTLTKDTIFAYIYAVLHSPEYRKKYQKILHTELPRIPMYEDFWKWATWGEKLLNLHLNYEDVTIYPLEREEKEDNEAEQTENKSKKKAILKADRVRSLVWIDETTYLKNIPEEAWHYRLGVRSALEWVLEHHSERKLRDKTVKKAVEEDVFTTYSFDNQKEQLIELLRKVCRVSVETVEVLREMEE, encoded by the coding sequence ATGAATACGGAGAATAAAAATACTGAACTCCCTAAGTTTTTTGCAGTTGATAACTTAACAGAATCTTTGCAAAACGAATTTGATAAAAATAAAATTCGTCAGCAGGTTGCTTATCGTACTTTAGGTGCTTTTGCTTCTGAGTTTCATAGTCTTCCTGATGAGAATTTACTCAAAACGGCTATTCTGTCACATCAAATTGTATTTCCTTTATTAGAAAATTTATTTTTTACGGAAGATTCTACTAGTTCAGACCCTAATTTTTTTATAAAATCAGATGTTGTTTTTCAAAAATTAGATGCTTTTTCTGTTTTCTTTAAGAATGGTTTTTTAGAGCAATGGAAAAAATATTGTTTGTCATTAAAAGAAGTTTCAGCTAATTTTTCTAAAGTCGAAAAAGAACAAATTATTGTCTATTGGCAACGCAAATTTGAGGTTGGTGTTGCTCCTTTAGAATTTTCAAATTTTATTCAGCAATCTATCGCCAATCTTGAAGCTCCTTCACTCTATCAAGGCACTTTTTTTCAAGATATTCAGCCTTCTGTGGGTCAATCTTATACGTGTACGCTTTCTATTTGGTCGTATTATTTATGGAAAACAAGTCTAAATAATGGAGGTAAAAATGGAAGTAATTATAATACACCTCCTATTTTTTGGGCAAACGCAGCTTATTTTGTAGATGTTCCAAAACAAACTTTACTTTTTTGTTCTCAAGAAAGTGAAGCTCAAGATTTTTACCGTTCAATTGATTCTAGTTATCATATTATTGTCGGAAACTCTTTCAAAACTAGTCAACAAAATCAGTTAATTTGTTCTGAAAAAAATAAAAATAATGACGAAGTAAATTTTGCAGCCATTGATAACCGTGTCATGGCAGCTTATACACCTATTTATGAAAAAAATGCCTTTTCTCCTGTGCCTTTGCGTTTTGTGCGTTGGGCAACTGACAGACTTACTGACAAAGGTGTTATTGCTGTTTGGCTTCCATCAGTTGTCTTGCATGCGCCTACCTATGAGGGTTTTAGAAGGCGAGTGCAGGCAGAATTTGATAGTATTTATGTGATGGATTTGGAATACAAAAATGTAGAAAAAGAAAACCCTAGCAATATTGTAGAAGAAAAAACAGAGTTATCAAAAGACAGTACGAAAGACTTTAGTGCAAAAGAAAATGAATCGGCTTTGCTTTTTTTGGTTCGTAAGAATAAAAATAATTATTCAAATGGTTTTCGTTTGGCACATTTGCGTTCTCAATGTCCTGTGTTTTATTGGAAATCTACTAAGCCTTACAAATCTTTAAAAAACTTTGGAGAAGCTCTTTCTCGTACACAATTTCAAAATTTATCGTTCAAAAAAGTAAGTCAGGCTGTAAATTATTGGATTGCACTTCCCGAAGATGACTTTTTGGGTTTTATGCCTCTTTCTCATAAAGTTACCCAAACAGCACAGTTTGCAGATGAAGAAACGGCTCTTTTCAAATGGGCATCTCCTGCACTTCTGACAGCTAGAGATGAGTGGATGTATGATTTTGATAAAACTAATTTAGAAAAAAAAGCAAATTATTTTAGTCAGAATTATGAAGAAGAGCGTCAAAAGTGGCATAATTCTGACCAAAGCGAACTCTTGCAAAATTTCTTAGGTGTGAAAAGCACAACCAATCCGACAGATAAAACTAAGATAAAATGGAATGCCGAACTAATGCAACGTCTAAAAAGAAATGAAAGCACCAATTATGATTCATTTAAGATTCGTGAGGCTTCTTATCGTCCTTTTGTAAAGCAGTTTGTTTATGTAGATGAGGTAATTACGCATCGTCCGTATCAACAATTTCGTTTTTTTCCACTTCAAAAAGAACAAACACCAAATCCGACTATTTGTGTAACAGTTCATAAGCAAGTTCCTTTAGTAGTTCATGCAACCAATTTTATTCCTGATAATGGCTATGGTGCAAGAGCAACACATACATTTGCAAAATACTTTTTTGATGAAGAAACAAAAGAGTTTAAAGAAAATATTACTGATTGGGCATTAGAGCAGTTTCGTCACCATTATTCTTCCAAACCTGTAAAATTTAAAGCAAAGAATTTTAAGGAGTTGAAAAAGAGTTTGCAGTCTATGAAAGACAATCAAGAAGAGGCAAGAACACTAACCAAAGACACTATTTTTGCTTATATCTATGCCGTTTTGCACTCACCAGAATATCGTAAAAAGTATCAAAAAATACTTCATACCGAACTGCCACGAATTCCGATGTATGAAGATTTTTGGAAGTGGGCAACGTGGGGCGAAAAACTATTAAATCTGCATCTCAATTATGAAGATGTTACAATTTATCCTTTAGAGCGAGAAGAAAAAGAAGATAATGAGGCAGAACAAACAGAGAATAAATCTAAGAAAAAGGCTATTTTGAAAGCTGATAGAGTTCGCAGCTTAGTTTGGATTGATGAAACTACCTATCTGAAAAACATTCCAGAAGAAGCATGGCACTATCGTTTGGGTGTTAGAAGTGCTTTAGAATGGGTTTTGGAACATCACAGCGAACGAAAATTAAGAGATAAAACTGTAAAAAAAGCTGTTGAAGAAGATGTTTTTACTACGTATTCCTTTGATAATCAAAAAGAACAACTCATTGAGCTTTTGAGGAAAGTTTGTAGAGTAAGTGTGGAAACTGTGGAGGTTTTGAGGGAGATGGAGGAATAG